From a region of the Candidatus Margulisiibacteriota bacterium genome:
- a CDS encoding DUF86 domain-containing protein, translated as MRDKQMIVELLDNIENSLSLIIEQTQSYASANDFLRTPAGVLLLDGVYMNLLAIGEAVKNLDKRTGGELLPRYPVVPWKDIMRMRDVIAHHYFDVDAERVFLILRNDVPPLLAAVRQIKVDLKKGK; from the coding sequence ATGCGTGACAAGCAAATGATTGTTGAATTGCTGGACAATATAGAAAATTCTTTGTCGCTGATTATCGAACAGACCCAAAGTTATGCTTCGGCTAATGATTTCCTGCGTACACCAGCGGGTGTTTTGCTTTTGGACGGAGTTTATATGAACCTATTGGCGATTGGTGAGGCTGTTAAAAACCTGGATAAACGTACTGGCGGTGAGTTGTTGCCGAGATATCCTGTTGTACCCTGGAAAGATATTATGAGGATGCGCGATGTTATCGCTCATCATTATTTTGACGTGGATGCCGAGAGAGTTTTTTTGATTTTGCGTAATGATGTTCCGCCGCTGCTGGCTGCCGTACGGCAGATTAAAGTAGATTTAAAAAAAGGAAAATAA
- a CDS encoding nucleotidyltransferase family protein → MSDTSQYLQLLRKFKRQHAAKYNIKRIGIFGSVARGEQTNDSDVDIYYEGPALTLSQNVRFLEELENLFDIPVDIVRKHKNLKPHFVQRIEQEVLYA, encoded by the coding sequence ATGAGTGACACATCACAATATTTGCAGCTTTTGCGGAAATTTAAGCGTCAGCACGCGGCTAAATATAATATCAAGCGTATTGGTATTTTTGGTTCGGTGGCGCGCGGAGAGCAGACTAATGATTCTGACGTGGATATATACTATGAAGGCCCAGCTTTAACGCTTTCACAAAATGTTAGATTTTTGGAAGAGCTGGAAAATCTTTTTGACATTCCGGTCGATATTGTACGCAAGCATAAAAATTTGAAACCACATTTCGTCCAACGGATAGAGCAGGAAGTGTTGTATGCGTGA
- a CDS encoding nucleotidyltransferase substrate binding protein: protein MDKTNTDTLARCLGALERSYILLEQSEKDSIDYEMYRNSLVKSFEMTLEQSGKLLRKKLTPYLASKKAADALTFKDLFRQAGLHGLLAADAIARWLNYRDNRNDTAHDYGQDFAEHTLALIPEFLTDVKNLKTLIENV from the coding sequence ATGGACAAAACTAATACGGATACTTTGGCCAGATGTCTGGGCGCTCTGGAGCGTTCTTATATTTTGCTGGAGCAAAGCGAAAAAGATTCTATAGACTACGAAATGTACCGCAACTCACTGGTCAAAAGTTTTGAAATGACGCTGGAGCAAAGCGGCAAACTTCTGCGCAAAAAACTTACGCCCTATCTGGCCAGTAAAAAAGCGGCTGACGCGCTGACTTTCAAAGACCTATTCCGGCAGGCCGGACTGCATGGCCTGCTGGCTGCCGATGCCATCGCCCGCTGGCTTAATTATCGGGACAACCGCAATGACACCGCGCACGATTACGGACAGGATTTTGCCGAACACACATTGGCTTTGATACCGGAATTTTTAACCGACGTCAAAAATCTA